tttaacttgaaagtaATGCGGCTTCCAGTACGGTTTTCTTGTGCCTCGAAAAGACTGTTGCTTCCAATAATTAGTATTACGACCAGAGAAAGGTACTTTGAAGTTCTTAAAGCTATCACTGGGCTTCTCTTCTTCTTGCAAATGTATTTCATACACTGCGGGCACTTTAACCACTTGGTGCACTTTTGTACTCCCTTTGATGAGTTTGCTAATAATCCCCTGCAAATCTGCCACCGATGGTTTATGGATGTCgtccaaaatttcatttacctCATACGTAGAAGCAGCCTGGACTTGGTCATTAGTGAGCTCCGTTAAAGATTGTGGGGATTGACCAGTACCGTTCATTGAGTTGGGATCCCTAATGCCATATATTACTTCCATACTAGGATTTTTGGTAGTGAAAGGTCTTCCTGGATAGTGACGACTTCCTCTCCAGGAAGAGGTGGATGGTAAAGAATCTAGAGACGAATTTGAGGATTGCACTCCATAGTTAGCACTAACAATAAAGCTCTGCAAGTGTCTTCTTTCGCCTTGAGGTGAGTTGATTGCATGGACAAATGTGATGAAAACTGAAATCTTAAATTGCACGTGATTGAGATAGGGCTAATATGAAGTTTAATGCAACTTACCAGCATATAAGAGCTCCCCAATAAAGGAATAAATATCTTCATTATCATTTCTTTGTTAGTAGTGAGGCTACTGAGTAACAAATAGCGTAAGAACGGTTGAAAACTTGTATTTATAcataaatcaattatttcagATCAAAAATGGACTTTCACGCATAAGATGAAGATGGAAGAAATAATCttcaaatgtgttaaatttgttACAATGGCTggattttgagttaattatgGGTTTAATTAGGAACTGAATTGCCTacattaatttagtttttgctGCGTATTCGTGGGATTTGTCCACAGATGAACAAGATGAAGGGAGTTCTGTAGATGAAAATGTATGCTTTATGagattttcagcaaaaaacaCGCGCCCAACGACTTAATGAGAAGTACGATAATTATCAATTTATAAACATCTGGTTAAAGAGAGGCAGAAGGTTAGCGTAACGAATCAGGTAAAAGTTATTCTGCTGCAACCAATTATTTGGGGAAGTAGGTGCAGAATCttatgaatttcattttcacaaTAATTCATTTCAGCTGACCATCGTCCCTtctgatttttattaactgaCCGCGTTTCGACATCAAAGATTGTTTTGCTGATACATGCAAAATCCTGCCGCGTAGGTTTCAATGCATGAATTACATATTTGATAGCCATAGTCAAGACTCACTTTTAAAATCAGCTATTTCCTTAAAATGcatattgaaatttcgatttataCTTTATTGTGCTTGTTTGTGGTTCACTCATTAGCCTTATTTGATAATGGTAAGTAGCAGATATTgccttttttcgaaaatctccGCCATTTTTATTCCAGACTATGATCTAAATTGCAAAGggaaaacctttaaaaatgtaactttaaCAGCATATTATCCGGATTATTCTGACTCAGATCACGGGTTTGCCTATGAAGACAAAAGAGGAAAGAAACTAAAGACCTTACAAGTAAGATTGAACTCCGAATCTTATGCGGAGAAATAAGCTTTTCTGCACCTCTACAGGACTACCTGGATAATAGGAGTGAATACGTTACAATAAGCATGGATGACAGACTGGGGATCCCTTATGGGACCAAAATATGTATTCCAGAACTTAACAAGCACTATGGACATCGAATTAGGCTGGAAGTGAGGGACAGTTCCTATGACTTGATGGGTCAAGGGTACTCTAGGGCCGATATTTGTGTTAGAACCGAAATAGATAGCTATGATGGGGGTGTTAACCGGGAAATTACATTAGTTTTTGTgtagttaattttttgtaatgttaatttttttgagcaattctaaaattacatgaaaaaataaatagatttaCCCCCTTAAAGTTCGTTTTGTTATCATTTTCTCCTCACAATACCAGTAGCGTACTCCCCAGTGCCCTATAAGAATTATCACGGTAACTCTTATGCATGTCTATGGTTTCAGCTCGTTTCTTTAAATAGAAGAGAAATGTACTATTTGCACTACTGTGTAGGTACACCGAGttataataaaacatattgcgccattttgaaaatacgaaaaaaaaattatatattttttaatatttatccccgtgtatctcggaaacgatTCATTTGAGGACATATTTATATAACGTTTTCGTCTTAGAACAATCCAGAGAATCAGCTCCTTAAATATCGATAGTAAATATTCTTAAACACCTTTAGGGACCACTCTCTATATCTCCCAGGGAAGTCTTCACATATCATAGGAATGCTTCGCCATGGACGACCCCCCAAGCTAACTTTCAGAATGAAAAGCAATCGTGAAGCTGGTAAGTTTCATGGGACTTCATTTGGTTCCCAAGATTTACCCCGCCAAACAGCCtcaagtcacaacaaatcagtaAAGTTAACTAATCCAAAATGTTTTTGGACCATTTGGTTTTATGATTGCTGTCTCTgagtaagtttttaaattagtgCCGTTTAATTGCAAGAATTATATTCAAGGTCTACGACGACCTATTAAGAGCGACTGAATTTAACGGTAatattcaggttagttcaggttagttcgtgGGCGGTACCGTCACAAGGTATCCCTGTGAAGTAAATGACAACACCTGGGAGTGAAAAGGCAGGCGTCTTTATAAGTTTAAGAAGACCGCTGCGGTCAAAAGGTACTGTTCAATGTGAAAAGTTCGAATGCAAATTGACTGTAACTAAAAGTTACAAAGGCACCTTTTTGCTGTTATCACCACACTCGTCGAACTACCAAAACCTAATTTCACACCTCGGCCAACTCATTATTTAAGATATAATTCGTAATTCTGCAAGAAAACGTCCCATCTTCATTGTTAGAATAGAAATAAGTAAtcttttataaattgtttttagttctgattatggaactttaaaaattttatttcacccCTTATTACGTGCAAATTGAATGTATGTTAATTTATACGATGTTTTGTTAAAGCACTTGTGGAACGTAGTCACTAAGAATGAATACTATAAATAAATGGTTCAAAGAAGCAAGCATGCCTTCACGAGGACAATTCAATTGATGGCATTGTGATAGATGAATTTAAAAGTATTGAGAATTCCTGATATAAAGATGGTGTAGCTTAGCTTCATTTTAGGCCCACCTAAATCTGGATAGAACATGTCAAGTATCTATAGGTAAAGTGTCAGTTTGCTAAAACGCGGAATTTTCAAACATAGTTGTTGAAGTAGTGTCTTATTTTAGATAacggaattaatttttttgcagatagAGAGCAACGAAGAATAACAAATGGGATGGTCACTGAAGGCAGTTAAGGAGAATGAGATCATGGGGGATGAGAAACACCGAGGAATGAATGACTTACATAAAATCGTTGAACAGACACTAcagatttagttaaaaaattatacactTAACTCTgtgttgattttttattaaattaataaagccaaacaaattgatttacaataaagtaaaacaaaaatatatacatattcaaatattgttCCTTAAATTTGAATGGAGGCTGATTTAGTTGAAAAACAATTACTTTCACATTAacccaatatttttatagaaataaattgTAATCGGCGACAAGATCAGAATGATACTTGGATGTAACTCCCGGCCTCCTAAAAAGTGCTTGATTTgaatgtaaacaaaaattcaccaaaatcaGTCTCCCCAAGCACTTTCAAGATGCCCTTTttcacaataaattaatttgaatgcaAGCtaatttattcgaaaataaatgTCATTACTAACTGCCGTAAATGCTTCGTAAGTCTGGAACCGTCTCTTTAAGTTCCTTTTTGGCGATGGATATCTGAGGCAGATTGTTGATTTTCActtcttttttgaataattgtcCCATACTTTTCCCTATTAGCTACAAAGTAAATagataaaaaacataaaataataaaaagctattaattaataagtttttttgattattattatattttattaagctTACATTGCCTGTCAGCTTCTTAAACAAGTCTTTTTTAACCTTTTCCACTTTATTGCCCTTGCTGGTGCTTCCAGAAATTCGTTCATCCAACTTTTGCAAATCTACGGGATTAACTCCAGGGATTTGTTGCATCAtctgtaataatttttagattaaaaaacattttaaatcgGTAACATCAAATTACCCctaaaacttcgacaaacgacgGCCGCAGCATTTCGTATACTTGAGCGCCTAAAGTCAGCAAAGAACTCTGATTAGCCTCATGCTGTCCATGTAAAATTAGTGCATTCAAGACACCAGCCATAATATGTGTGGCCATTTCTCCAGTCAAAGAAGCGTCGATTGTTAACTACTCAACACTTTatcatttaattcatttaataatTCCCGCTTACCTGTCGCACTATAGGCCCAGTCAGCTGAGTCGCCTTAAACGATGCGGTGCTATCAATCCAGCTCAAAGCTCCCAGTACAGTCAGCACAATCGGCTGGCAGGTTTTATCATTTCTCAATAATATCAAACCTAAATAGACAGATAAATCAATGCAAAGTCATTACACTTCTTTAACTTACCTAAATCGGAGATTACTTCGGCAGTCAAATTGGACCTTGTGGAAGGTGGAGTGGGAGAATTACTCAACTCCTCGGTTTCCATAATAGCCGAGCTACCTTCAGGAATGAGGCCACCGCCTACTAGCCCCACTTTTAGCAAGTCCAAGTATTCCCTTGTTAGGGCTCTAGTTAAATAGTCTTCAAGAACTTCTTTTGTATCCGCATCATCTTCCTGCACTTCGCGATTCCTAAACTCTATCACTCGTTGCCAATTGCCGTgcaatttattcaaatctgcatacataaaaaattactacCACAATTGTAAAATGGTAATAGGAAATGTTATCGCCAATTAGCCCTTTTAAACCTACGCGAGCTGGATGtttacatttcaaaattaggtTAACTGGGATAGAGGGAGTAAATGGTAATATCTtctgaaatgtatttttaagcatcccctttcaaatttcaatgtaCGTGTTTACCTCAAATTAGCCTTTTATCACAATTTAAGGACATTTAGGGTGGTTAATATTGAATATAAGTATGTGTCTTCCAATAACAGtaccaaattttgaactttgGGTTATCCAAGACACAGTTTGAGTTAAGTTtacaaattagtaattttgtaaaaatgacaTCTTTGCCGTTAAAGTTGGAAGTGGAATATTAAACTACATagtatatagaaaatattcagGAATTGAACACATTCATCaatgaatttaaaacattttgtatATTGAACTTACATATTGGAGCCATGTGAGCTATAACTGGCAACACAACCACATCATAATGGGGAGTGGGACATGAGTATATGAAGGATTTTAAAAACACCCTAATAATGGGCCTCAGTCTATGGTCTGGTAtgtactaaaaattaaaaaacaactaaaGAAATATCACAATTATGACAGCATTACTCACTTGCAGACACGACAAAATGCTATTAATAATTGCTAAAGCTAGATCTGGAATATTGTACAAGTCTCTGCCGAGAGAAGGCCCCATAGATCCAACCATATGGTAGCAGCTCTCATGAAGACTAGTAAGGAAACATTGCATTCTCTCCAAGGGGCCTTGTATTATGGGAATATCACTGTTTTCGCTGTTATGTCCTTGAAAAGCTTTATTAGAGCTATGATAGTTACTACATAAGTATTGTGACTTACCTACTACACCTAATAAAACAGCCTTTTCAACCTCAGTCATGGCCAAACAACCTTTATAACTGTCATGAATACGAGCTTGAACTTCCGGGATAaacatttcattgaaaattttgataagggATAAAATGTGTGGAAGAAGAGGCACGACGTGAGGAGCGGCAGGATTCCGACAAACCGGATTGCCTGATTCGGTCAAAGATACTACAAAACCTCctgaaaaatatagaaattagtatttttctatttaatttaatacaaaaaaatacctcTAGTGGCCCTTTCTGGATCATCTGGCCAGGAGCATCGTTTAATCGCCCCCAAAACAAGATTTACGCTAAAAATCAGGTTGTTTCTGTTTTGGCCACAAATATTGTTAGTAGTTTCTGCGGCTGGAGGTTTGTCAAGACCGATGAAAGATATGAATTCGGTGGCCCCTTTCAAAGCTCCTGAATTCACTATAGCAAGAAATTGCGCGTTTGCTTCTCTTAGAATTTCTCCTGTAAATGTACTTTGCCTCTCATAATCGCCTGAaacaattcaatatttttcataattagaAACCACTGAAAAATTATACTGACCGAAatgattagaaattaaaagtaaagcTTCCAACAAAgtcactttttcaaaattgctcAGACAGGCCGGAGAATCAGGCAAAGACAAATTCTCCACCGTTGCCTTAATTTGATCAAACACTGGTAACAGTAGTAAAGGGTATTTGTTTCCTAAAAAATCCTCAATAACCAAAACCATTTAATAAACTCCACAAAGTTACAAACCAATTTTAACTATCAAAGACGACGCGTGCTTgcgcaaatttttcaaatgcttAGACCTATTCGCACCCTTATTCTCACCATCGGGCAAATACATTAGGGTGGCGAATATCTTTTCTAACACTTGCGGCAAAAGAGCGGCACCTGATGCGGCTACTGAATTTGCTGCTGGTGCCATCTGACCAGTGGACATGCTCAGGAAAACAAATAGGGCAGAAATACAAGTTAGTAATGTGGAAATAATTAAGGGATTTACTGGATGATATGTCAGGCACATTTGTAGTAGCCTCAAGCCTGCTGTTATGGGAGGCCTTTCTGGATTTTGCAGTACTCTGTTTAAATAGAACGACTATTATGTAATAATTAATGTCTTTAGTACGAAGTACATGCCTGCTTAATAcgctttcaataaaattcgcCAAAGCCTCCCATTCCTGATAAAATGGGTCGGAAAATGTTATATTGTAGGTGGTATTTGGCACCGAAAGGCATTTTAATAGCCACTGCTCCAGATAATTGAAAGTCACCAATGGAGCCACTATAGTTGCTTGCCTgaaataatgataaattaaaataaacaaacactgGGGATTAAAGTTTTACCTAAATGAATCCAAAAGATCTGAACGACATCGATAAAAATAGGCCGCAAACTCTTCTTCACTATCAAAATCCACTTTTGCATATGCAACCGTCTCAGTAATATCAGTGCTAGTGGGACTTTTTCCTACtggataattaaattttataatttttagggCAGTGCATTGTACCCACTGAGGAATACATGAGAGGAAAATCGGATCCCGCGATAcctatgaatatttaaaaatcaaaaacattcataaattTCACTAATCAATTTACCTGCTCATGCTTTAACATCATATTCCACAGTGGATTTGCTAAATGGGCCAGAACCAAACTGGGGTGAGTACTATAGGCCAAAATTGCTTCTAGAAATAAGGAAAAGTTGATGGGTCTGAATGTAGGATCCTTGGAGTAAAGAGTGCATAGTTGTGTAGTCAATCCTCCCAGAACCTTAAAATGAACTATATGTATACATTTTGCAGAGAAAAgctggaaatatttattttctatgagGGCTCCTCTCAGCTGTAACAACTTCAAATCCCAGGGATATATAAATGGAGagagtaaatttatttgtgtttaTCTTTCAATGCCAAAAATCAATACTCAATCTAATTTTAATAGTGTATAAATCTGGCTTAAAACAAAGCAAATCTTAAAATTCTGGTATTTAAAAGTGCTATTACCTGAATCAACTTCTTCTTAAACAGATAAAACTGTTCATCAGTTACAGAGCCTGGACTTTTAGCCACTGATACAATACATTGCAAAGCTTCAGTATTGAATAACATCATCAATGGTTTTCGTTCCTCAATTTTGCCTTTTCGGTTTAGAATATGAGACAAACATTCTGCTGCTGAATACTGGAATGCAGTGTCATTTAACAAAAGACAGAGAATTTGCAATAGCCTTCCATTTTGAGCTAAGATATGTTGCATGGAAACCCATTCAACAAAACCTAAACAAAACAATCAgtgaatttatatttatttttattatgattatAATTAACCTGTGAGGGTTAAAAGTACAACTTGAACCACCCGAGTATGGGCTCCAGACTTAAGGCCATTAGAAGCTCTGAGCTGACTGACATGTAATTCAATAAGGCGTAGGAAAAAGTCAAAGATTATTGACATATTAGCTGTGAGAGCATGGTAAATATCCTTGCGTCGCTGATTGGATTCTAAAGTCTAGCAAacaatttagttaaatttgaaagtgaCAATATAATAAAGCACTTACTTGAAGTAAGGCTACATCCTCAACTAGCCTTAGAAATACAAGAAGAACAAGCTCAGTTTGTGTCTCTCCGCAAGCACAAGCGTCTGAGAGCTCGTTTAAAAGACTAGGCCATTGTTGAGGCCACTCTCTCTTTACCATCTCAACAATAACCCTACTTAGAGCATCCTTCATATGGGGTTCTTCACTAATACCACCAGCTGCTAGAAGTTTCATTGAATTCTcctttatgaatattttctcTTGCTGACTAATTTGAGTCCAACGGTATTTTACTGTGTGTTCCATTAGCTGCAGTCCGAAATGTCTGGCGATGGCGGAATTCTGAGTATTTGCAGCTAAGAAGAGGCCCGCTTCAGCACACAAGGGGGAAGTCTCCTTGAAACTCTCACATGCTTGGTAAGCCTTTAGACGGTCAGCTTGAGAGGCATTAGGACTCATGGTGAGCTCCACTGCTCTTGCTAAATCGCCTGCTAAAGCAGTGACGTCTGCACCAGCCATTCTTTGAGGGAATTTTATAAGGAAATAGCCCCTAAAAGAACCAAAACATTGTTAACACATGTGCGGAATGATACAACTGTTGTATTTTGAGACAAGTACTTTAagtatttgagaaaaatattttagtcgTGGCTAGATTTATCAGTAATGGTATTAATGCAGTTTATTCACTTACTTTTAATAAGTCCTCTAAAGCATcatttagtaaaatatttgttaaagatttAGGCTGATCCTGAATGAGGGATAactattttcttgtttttgatTGACTGTTGCCGGCGGCAACAGCGCTCTCTGGCGTGACTAAGCTCTGAGGGCAAGAATACGACACTTAGCAAGTATTGAACTGGCAACGTTGGTGGTAGAGCAGTTTGCTATCTTGCTATTTTTGAACTAATATAATCTAAGGAGAAATTC
This portion of the Euwallacea fornicatus isolate EFF26 chromosome 13, ASM4011564v1, whole genome shotgun sequence genome encodes:
- the LOC136343066 gene encoding uncharacterized protein, whose protein sequence is MHIEISIYTLLCLFVVHSLALFDNDYDLNCKGKTFKNVTLTAYYPDYSDSDHGFAYEDKRGKKLKTLQDYLDNRSEYVTISMDDRLGIPYGTKICIPELNKHYGHRIRLEVRDSSYDLMGQGYSRADICVRTEIDSYDGGVNREITLVFV
- the Ranbp21 gene encoding exportin-5; translated protein: MAGADVTALAGDLARAVELTMSPNASQADRLKAYQACESFKETSPLCAEAGLFLAANTQNSAIARHFGLQLMEHTVKYRWTQISQQEKIFIKENSMKLLAAGGISEEPHMKDALSRVIVEMVKREWPQQWPSLLNELSDACACGETQTELVLLVFLRLVEDVALLQTLESNQRRKDIYHALTANMSIIFDFFLRLIELHVSQLRASNGLKSGAHTRVVQVVLLTLTGFVEWVSMQHILAQNGRLLQILCLLLNDTAFQYSAAECLSHILNRKGKIEERKPLMMLFNTEALQCIVSVAKSPGSVTDEQFYLFKKKLIQVLGGLTTQLCTLYSKDPTFRPINFSLFLEAILAYSTHPSLVLAHLANPLWNMMLKHEQVSRDPIFLSCIPQWVQCTALKIIKFNYPVGKSPTSTDITETVAYAKVDFDSEEEFAAYFYRCRSDLLDSFRQATIVAPLVTFNYLEQWLLKCLSVPNTTYNITFSDPFYQEWEALANFIESVLSRVLQNPERPPITAGLRLLQMCLTYHPVNPLIISTLLTCISALFVFLSMSTGQMAPAANSVAASGAALLPQVLEKIFATLMYLPDGENKGANRSKHLKNLRKHASSLIVKIGNKYPLLLLPVFDQIKATVENLSLPDSPACLSNFEKVTLLEALLLISNHFGDYERQSTFTGEILREANAQFLAIVNSGALKGATEFISFIGLDKPPAAETTNNICGQNRNNLIFSVNLVLGAIKRCSWPDDPERATRGGFVVSLTESGNPVCRNPAAPHVVPLLPHILSLIKIFNEMFIPEVQARIHDSYKGCLAMTEVEKAVLLGVVGHNSENSDIPIIQGPLERMQCFLTSLHESCYHMVGSMGPSLGRDLYNIPDLALAIINSILSCLQYIPDHRLRPIIRVFLKSFIYSCPTPHYDVVVLPVIAHMAPIYLNKLHGNWQRVIEFRNREVQEDDADTKEVLEDYLTRALTREYLDLLKVGLVGGGLIPEGSSAIMETEELSNSPTPPSTRSNLTAEVISDLGLILLRNDKTCQPIVLTVLGALSWIDSTASFKATQLTGPIVRQLTIDASLTGEMATHIMAGVLNALILHGQHEANQSSLLTLGAQVYEMLRPSFVEVLGMMQQIPGVNPVDLQKLDERISGSTSKGNKVEKVKKDLFKKLTGNLIGKSMGQLFKKEVKINNLPQISIAKKELKETVPDLRSIYGS